One genomic region from Amycolatopsis sp. FBCC-B4732 encodes:
- a CDS encoding helix-turn-helix transcriptional regulator, with the protein MLLVPRLGSGIPLVARTHEMRRLRAAFARAERGEAGAVLLSGDAGVGKTRLLTALGEHVDGCGALVLTGRCIDVREGGLPYLPFAEALAPLGVATDAVVAAAVRARPALGRLLPQGQGFEEPRAAEHPPMTSNDRETMVRPRPEQDLGQLQLFDAVLGVLTEVAQARPVVILLEDLHWADASTRNLLSFLLSRLRAQRLLVVGSYREEDVHRRHPLRGLLSELVRLATVERVDLHPFGTADARKFVEALADEPLAAGVVADIVSRSEGNPFFAEELLATKTECNDLPAGLAEVLLSRLERLSPDTRRVVRVISVANEPVMHGALAEVSALGELELDEALREAVQHHVLVVLSDGSYTFRHALLQEAVYGDLLPGERSRTHAAYAARIQARPQGRGHDAKLAYHSLQSSDLVTALPALLRAMDEAEKLGAPGSALQHVEQALSIWDAVAAADRPEGYDELRLLHEASYFAGTSGEPDRAAAFARSATRALTPDTPVDRAAKTWRRLAESLLALEGTLDEATAAIDRAWDLVKDGGPSGTRAWVLASRAGFLRILDKPEEALDSALSAVADAQAAGAAGAEASALVTLGTLADSAGDAAEARERLRQAERKARDAGALNTEIRATYFLALSHDDQGEFAEALAHAARGVARAEEAGLSWSVYGLELRARQLMLRYLMGDWPDESAGRAGRGVSSAVAARILAIWSLFLVGRGRFDEAAKLVAGLRQHWTADMQIPLAVGGSGVELAYWRGEHAEAVRRTEDLIGWLERIEPGLLAGIRVAALGVSAAAALAADARVRGDSAAVDAAVAAGERMLAHGRMCSVVGQPRSGELGPEGRAWLARLEAAASCLTGRGDAAKWTVAAEAFGYGAVYEQAVCRWHEAEALLAGDADAGAALEAAHAVANRLGAIPLRDAVRDLAHRARVELAGVEPAAPARSVTDPLTDRERDVLERVALGRTNRQVGEELYISEKTVSVHLSRVMAKLGASRRAEAVAIAYDRGLLTAPAAEHA; encoded by the coding sequence ATGCTCCTCGTGCCCCGACTCGGCTCCGGAATCCCGCTCGTCGCCCGTACCCACGAGATGCGGCGGCTCCGCGCCGCCTTCGCCAGGGCTGAACGTGGCGAAGCCGGCGCGGTGCTGCTCTCGGGGGACGCCGGGGTCGGCAAGACCCGGCTGCTGACCGCGCTCGGCGAGCACGTCGACGGCTGCGGTGCGCTGGTGCTCACCGGCCGCTGCATCGACGTCCGCGAAGGCGGTCTTCCTTATCTTCCGTTCGCCGAGGCGCTCGCCCCCCTCGGCGTGGCGACGGACGCGGTGGTCGCGGCCGCGGTGCGGGCCCGGCCCGCGCTCGGGCGGCTGCTGCCGCAGGGGCAGGGTTTCGAGGAGCCGCGGGCGGCCGAGCACCCGCCGATGACTTCCAACGACCGGGAGACCATGGTGCGTCCCCGGCCGGAACAGGACCTCGGTCAGCTGCAGTTGTTCGACGCGGTACTGGGGGTGCTGACCGAGGTCGCCCAGGCGCGCCCGGTGGTGATCCTGCTGGAGGATCTCCACTGGGCCGACGCCTCGACCCGCAACCTGCTGTCCTTCCTGCTGAGCCGGCTGCGCGCGCAGCGGCTGCTGGTCGTGGGCAGCTACCGCGAAGAAGACGTCCACCGGCGCCACCCGCTGCGCGGCCTCCTCTCCGAACTGGTCCGCCTCGCCACCGTCGAGCGCGTCGACCTGCACCCCTTCGGCACCGCCGACGCCCGCAAGTTCGTCGAGGCGCTGGCCGACGAGCCGCTGGCGGCCGGCGTCGTGGCCGACATCGTCAGCCGCTCCGAGGGCAACCCGTTCTTCGCCGAGGAACTGCTCGCCACCAAGACCGAGTGCAACGACCTGCCCGCCGGGCTGGCCGAGGTGCTGCTGTCCCGGCTCGAGCGGCTCTCGCCGGACACCCGCCGGGTGGTCCGCGTGATCTCGGTGGCCAACGAGCCGGTGATGCACGGCGCGCTCGCCGAGGTCTCCGCGCTGGGTGAGCTGGAGCTCGACGAGGCGCTGCGCGAAGCCGTCCAGCACCACGTGCTCGTGGTGCTCTCGGATGGCTCCTACACGTTCCGGCACGCGTTGCTGCAGGAAGCGGTGTACGGCGATCTGCTGCCGGGGGAGCGGTCGCGCACGCACGCCGCCTACGCCGCGCGGATCCAGGCCCGGCCGCAGGGCCGCGGCCACGACGCGAAGCTGGCCTACCACTCGCTGCAGAGCAGCGACCTGGTCACCGCGCTGCCGGCGTTGCTGCGCGCGATGGACGAGGCCGAGAAGCTGGGCGCGCCCGGCTCGGCGCTGCAGCACGTCGAACAGGCACTGTCCATCTGGGACGCCGTCGCGGCCGCGGACCGGCCCGAGGGCTACGACGAGCTGCGGCTGCTGCACGAGGCCTCGTACTTCGCGGGCACCTCCGGCGAGCCCGACCGGGCGGCGGCTTTCGCGCGTTCGGCAACCCGGGCCCTGACCCCGGACACGCCGGTGGACCGCGCGGCGAAGACGTGGCGGCGGCTGGCCGAGTCCCTGCTGGCCCTGGAGGGCACGCTCGACGAGGCGACGGCGGCCATCGACCGGGCGTGGGACCTGGTCAAGGACGGCGGGCCGAGCGGCACGAGGGCGTGGGTGCTGGCCAGCCGGGCCGGGTTCCTGCGGATCCTCGACAAGCCCGAGGAGGCGCTGGACAGCGCGCTGTCCGCGGTCGCCGACGCACAGGCGGCCGGCGCGGCGGGCGCCGAGGCGTCGGCGCTGGTCACCCTGGGCACGCTGGCCGACTCCGCGGGCGACGCCGCCGAGGCGCGCGAGCGGTTGCGGCAGGCCGAACGCAAGGCGCGGGACGCCGGGGCGCTCAACACCGAGATCCGCGCGACCTACTTCCTGGCGCTGAGCCACGACGACCAGGGCGAGTTCGCCGAAGCGCTGGCGCACGCCGCCCGCGGTGTCGCCCGCGCCGAAGAAGCCGGGCTGAGCTGGAGCGTCTACGGGCTGGAGCTGCGGGCGCGGCAGCTGATGCTGCGCTACCTGATGGGCGACTGGCCGGACGAGAGCGCCGGGCGGGCCGGGCGCGGGGTGTCCAGCGCGGTCGCCGCGCGGATCCTGGCCATCTGGTCGCTGTTCCTCGTCGGCCGCGGCCGGTTCGACGAAGCGGCGAAGCTCGTCGCCGGGTTGCGGCAGCACTGGACGGCGGACATGCAGATCCCGCTGGCGGTGGGCGGTTCCGGCGTCGAGCTGGCGTACTGGCGGGGCGAGCACGCCGAGGCGGTGCGCCGGACCGAAGACCTCATCGGCTGGCTGGAGCGGATCGAACCCGGGCTGCTGGCCGGCATCCGGGTGGCCGCGCTCGGCGTCTCGGCCGCGGCCGCGCTGGCCGCCGACGCCCGGGTCCGCGGGGACTCGGCGGCGGTGGACGCGGCGGTGGCGGCGGGCGAGCGGATGCTGGCGCACGGGCGGATGTGCTCGGTCGTCGGGCAGCCGCGCTCGGGCGAGCTCGGGCCGGAGGGCCGGGCCTGGCTGGCCCGCCTGGAAGCGGCGGCGTCCTGCCTGACCGGCCGGGGCGACGCGGCGAAGTGGACGGTCGCGGCCGAGGCGTTCGGCTACGGCGCCGTCTACGAGCAGGCGGTCTGCCGCTGGCACGAAGCCGAGGCCTTGCTGGCCGGTGACGCCGACGCCGGTGCCGCGCTCGAAGCGGCCCACGCGGTGGCGAACCGGCTGGGCGCGATCCCGTTGCGCGACGCCGTCCGGGACCTGGCACACCGCGCCCGCGTCGAGCTGGCCGGCGTCGAACCCGCGGCCCCGGCGCGGTCGGTCACCGACCCGCTGACCGACCGCGAGCGCGACGTCCTGGAGCGCGTGGCGCTGGGCCGGACCAACCGGCAGGTGGGGGAGGAGCTCTACATCAGCGAGAAGACGGTGAGCGTGCACCTGTCCCGGGTGATGGCGAAGCTGGGCGCGAGCCGGCGCGCGGAGGCCGTGGCGATCGCCTACGACCGGGGCTTGCTGACCGCCCCGGCCGCCGAACACGCGTAG
- a CDS encoding DUF397 domain-containing protein codes for MEADLSGARWRKSSHSGGGNDCVEVAFVDGGAAVRDSKDPEGGAFRLPASGWRGLLAAVRTGGHTHD; via the coding sequence ATGGAAGCAGATCTGTCCGGGGCGCGGTGGCGCAAGAGCAGCCACAGCGGGGGCGGCAACGACTGCGTCGAGGTCGCATTCGTCGACGGCGGCGCCGCGGTGCGCGACTCGAAGGACCCCGAAGGTGGTGCTTTCCGCCTGCCCGCGTCGGGCTGGCGGGGGCTGCTGGCCGCGGTGCGGACCGGCGGCCACACGCACGACTGA
- a CDS encoding helix-turn-helix transcriptional regulator: MARGQSPTVRRRRLAGELRRLREAADLTIDEVGEKLECSASKISRIETGHVGVTPRDARDMLALYGITGDEQEALVQLAREARKRGWWHAYNEVFTGTFVGLEADASSLRAFQALLVPGLLQTERYARAVIRALRPDAEDAEIRRRVAARMARQELLSETPPPEYWAVMDEAVLRRVVDGPEVMAEQLYRMVALAEKPNVTVQVVPFGAGAHPGMEGPFLIMGFPEQADPDVVYVDDSTSSGLYLEEPTDVRRYGLMFDHLRAAALKPDDSVDLIAEAAGRFAEQAAVPAPVHHLEPRTQ; encoded by the coding sequence ATGGCAAGGGGACAGAGCCCCACGGTTCGCCGCCGGAGGCTCGCGGGCGAGCTTCGCCGGCTGCGGGAAGCCGCCGACCTGACCATCGACGAGGTCGGCGAAAAGCTCGAATGCTCCGCCTCCAAGATCAGTCGCATCGAGACCGGCCACGTCGGCGTCACCCCGCGTGACGCGCGGGACATGCTGGCCCTCTACGGCATCACCGGTGACGAGCAGGAAGCGCTCGTCCAGCTGGCCAGGGAGGCCCGCAAGCGCGGCTGGTGGCACGCCTACAACGAGGTCTTCACCGGCACCTTCGTCGGGCTCGAAGCCGATGCGAGTTCGTTGCGCGCGTTCCAGGCCCTGCTGGTGCCCGGGCTGCTGCAGACCGAGCGCTACGCCCGCGCCGTGATCCGCGCGCTGCGGCCGGACGCCGAGGACGCCGAGATCCGCCGCCGCGTCGCCGCCCGGATGGCGCGCCAGGAACTGCTTTCGGAAACCCCGCCGCCGGAGTACTGGGCGGTGATGGACGAGGCCGTGCTGCGCCGGGTGGTCGACGGCCCCGAGGTGATGGCCGAGCAGCTCTACCGCATGGTCGCGCTCGCCGAGAAACCGAACGTGACCGTCCAGGTCGTGCCGTTCGGCGCCGGCGCGCACCCCGGTATGGAGGGCCCCTTCCTCATCATGGGCTTCCCCGAACAGGCCGACCCGGACGTCGTCTACGTCGACGACAGCACGTCCAGCGGCCTCTACCTGGAGGAACCCACAGACGTCCGGCGCTACGGGCTGATGTTCGACCATCTGCGCGCGGCCGCACTGAAGCCGGACGACTCGGTGGATCTGATCGCCGAGGCCGCCGGACGGTTCGCCGAACAGGCTGCCGTTCCGGCTCCGGTGCACCATCTGGAACCGAGGACACAGTAA
- the tesB gene encoding acyl-CoA thioesterase II, translated as MTEMARTAATELEQPGGGQPVLDRLVALLDLEKIEENIFRGVSPAHSPVRVFGGQVAGQALVAAGRTVPEERRVHSLHAYFIRGGDPSVPIVYEVDRIRDGRSFTTRRVVAVQHGKAIFSLSASFQKDEPGIEHAETMPEGIPAPETLPTLMERAEGYAIGAHSRPRPIDVRYVNEPPWVTRETGERPARNQVWMRADGKLPEDQLLHVCVLTYASDMTLLDSVLARHGVYWDTDKVLGASLDHALWFHRPFRADEWFLYDSASPTASGARGLATGRFFAEDGTLLATVVQEGLLRVL; from the coding sequence ATGACTGAAATGGCCAGGACGGCCGCCACCGAACTCGAACAGCCCGGTGGCGGCCAGCCCGTGCTCGATCGCCTGGTCGCCCTGCTCGACCTGGAAAAGATCGAAGAGAACATCTTCCGCGGCGTCTCGCCGGCCCACTCGCCGGTGCGCGTGTTCGGCGGGCAGGTGGCCGGCCAGGCGCTCGTGGCGGCCGGGCGCACGGTCCCCGAGGAACGCCGGGTGCACTCGCTGCACGCGTACTTCATCCGCGGTGGCGACCCGAGCGTGCCGATCGTCTACGAGGTCGACCGGATCCGGGACGGCCGCTCGTTCACCACCCGCCGGGTCGTCGCGGTCCAGCACGGCAAGGCGATCTTCTCGCTCTCGGCGTCGTTCCAGAAGGACGAGCCGGGCATCGAGCACGCCGAGACGATGCCCGAGGGCATCCCCGCGCCGGAGACCCTGCCGACGCTCATGGAACGCGCCGAGGGCTACGCGATCGGCGCGCACAGCCGGCCGCGACCGATCGACGTCCGCTACGTCAACGAGCCGCCGTGGGTCACCCGCGAGACCGGCGAGCGGCCCGCGCGCAACCAGGTGTGGATGCGCGCCGACGGGAAGCTGCCCGAGGACCAGCTGCTGCACGTCTGCGTGCTGACCTACGCCTCGGACATGACGCTGCTCGACTCGGTGCTCGCGCGCCACGGCGTCTACTGGGACACCGACAAGGTGCTCGGCGCGAGCCTCGACCACGCACTGTGGTTCCACCGGCCGTTCCGCGCCGACGAGTGGTTCCTCTACGACAGCGCTTCGCCGACGGCGTCCGGTGCCCGCGGCCTGGCCACGGGCCGGTTCTTCGCCGAGGACGGCACGCTCCTCGCGACGGTCGTCCAAGAAGGACTTCTGCGCGTCCTCTGA
- the pyk gene encoding pyruvate kinase: MSRRAKIVCTMGPATATPEKMRALVDAGMDVARMNFSHGSHGDHKEVYDLIRTAAAESGRAVGVLADLQGPKIRLGTFAGGPVEWHNGDIVRITVEDVAGTHDRVSTTYKGLARDAKPGDRLLVDDGKVGLVVKGVEGQDVVCEVTEGGPVSNNKGVSLPGMDVSVPALSEKDIEDLEFALELGVDFVALSFVRSPADIDLVHQVMDRVGKGRLPVVAKIEKPEAVYNLEAIVLAFDAVMVARGDLGVELPLEQVPLVQKRAIQICRENAKPVIVATQMLESMINNSRPTRAEASDVANAVLDGTDAVMLSGETSVGRYPIETVQTMARIVEAVETDSPIVPPLTHVPRTKRGVISYAARDIGERLNAKALVAFTQSGDTVRRLARLHTRLPLLAFTPEDCVRSQLSMTWGTNTHIVPRVDSTDQMIQQVDHAMLEMGKYQKGDLVVIVAGSPPGTVGSTNLIHVHRLGEDDHA, from the coding sequence GTGAGCCGACGCGCGAAGATCGTTTGTACCATGGGCCCCGCCACCGCTACGCCGGAGAAGATGCGGGCCCTCGTCGACGCTGGCATGGACGTGGCCAGGATGAACTTCAGCCACGGCAGCCACGGCGACCACAAGGAGGTCTACGACCTCATCCGCACCGCCGCCGCCGAGAGCGGCCGGGCGGTCGGTGTCCTCGCCGACCTGCAGGGCCCGAAGATCCGGCTCGGCACGTTCGCGGGCGGGCCGGTCGAGTGGCACAACGGCGACATCGTCCGGATCACCGTCGAAGACGTCGCCGGCACCCACGACCGGGTCTCGACCACCTACAAGGGCCTCGCCCGGGACGCCAAGCCCGGTGACCGCCTGCTCGTCGACGACGGCAAGGTCGGCCTGGTGGTCAAGGGCGTCGAGGGCCAGGACGTGGTCTGCGAGGTGACCGAAGGCGGTCCCGTCAGCAACAACAAGGGCGTCTCGCTGCCCGGCATGGACGTCTCCGTGCCGGCGCTGTCCGAGAAGGACATCGAAGACCTCGAGTTCGCCCTCGAGCTGGGCGTGGACTTCGTCGCCCTGTCCTTCGTCCGCTCGCCGGCCGACATCGACCTGGTCCACCAGGTGATGGACCGCGTCGGCAAGGGGCGCCTGCCGGTCGTCGCCAAGATCGAGAAGCCCGAAGCCGTCTACAACCTCGAAGCCATCGTGCTGGCCTTCGACGCGGTGATGGTCGCGCGCGGCGACCTCGGCGTCGAGCTGCCGCTGGAGCAGGTCCCGCTGGTGCAGAAGCGCGCCATCCAGATCTGCCGCGAGAACGCGAAGCCGGTCATCGTCGCGACGCAGATGCTCGAGTCGATGATCAACAACTCCCGGCCGACCCGCGCCGAGGCCTCCGACGTCGCGAACGCGGTGCTCGACGGCACCGACGCGGTGATGCTGTCCGGCGAGACCAGCGTCGGCCGGTACCCGATCGAGACCGTGCAGACCATGGCCCGGATCGTCGAGGCGGTCGAGACCGACTCGCCGATCGTGCCGCCGCTGACCCACGTCCCGCGCACCAAGCGCGGCGTGATCTCCTACGCCGCCCGCGACATCGGCGAGCGGCTCAACGCGAAGGCGCTGGTCGCCTTCACGCAGTCCGGCGACACCGTGCGCCGCCTGGCCCGGCTGCACACCCGGCTGCCGCTGCTGGCCTTCACGCCGGAGGACTGCGTCCGCAGCCAGCTGTCGATGACGTGGGGCACCAACACCCACATCGTGCCGCGGGTGGACTCGACCGACCAGATGATCCAGCAGGTCGACCACGCCATGCTCGAGATGGGCAAGTACCAGAAGGGCGACCTGGTCGTCATCGTGGCCGGTTCGCCCCCGGGCACCGTGGGCTCGACGAACCTCATCCACGTGCACCGCCTCGGTGAAGACGACCACGCATAA
- a CDS encoding DUF2461 domain-containing protein, whose protein sequence is MKFSGFGEYAVDFFDGLVEDNSKPYWDDHVETYKSDIRAPMEALLAELAPEFSDGFGEPKVFRPYRDVRFAKDKTPYKTHCGGVIEQGRGGGAYYVEVGPEGLRVGGGCFHLATDQIARFRKAVDTELHGEALGKILKKLERTGWEVRGDRLKSKPRGFDAEHPRLDLLRYRSVYAVRGWEPDDVLHERGALDRVKKAWRQVREFNEWARDRVGPSEQPRR, encoded by the coding sequence GTGAAGTTCAGCGGATTCGGCGAGTACGCCGTCGACTTCTTCGACGGCCTCGTCGAGGACAACTCGAAGCCCTACTGGGACGACCACGTCGAGACGTACAAGTCCGACATCCGCGCGCCGATGGAGGCGCTGCTGGCGGAGCTCGCGCCCGAGTTCTCGGACGGCTTCGGCGAGCCCAAGGTGTTCCGCCCGTACCGCGATGTCCGCTTCGCCAAGGACAAGACGCCGTACAAGACCCACTGCGGCGGCGTGATCGAGCAGGGCCGCGGCGGCGGCGCCTACTACGTCGAGGTCGGCCCCGAGGGCCTGCGCGTCGGCGGTGGCTGCTTCCACCTGGCCACCGACCAGATCGCCCGGTTCCGGAAGGCCGTCGACACCGAGCTGCACGGCGAAGCGCTCGGGAAGATCCTCAAGAAGCTCGAACGCACCGGCTGGGAGGTCCGCGGCGACCGGCTCAAGTCCAAGCCCCGCGGCTTCGACGCCGAGCACCCCCGCCTCGACCTGCTGCGCTACCGCTCGGTCTACGCGGTGCGCGGCTGGGAGCCCGACGACGTCCTGCACGAACGAGGGGCGCTCGATCGGGTGAAAAAGGCGTGGCGCCAAGTGCGCGAGTTCAACGAGTGGGCCCGTGACCGGGTCGGCCCCAGCGAGCAACCCCGCCGTTGA
- a CDS encoding glycoside hydrolase family 18 protein has product MSRFRRKSFSALLTVAAAAGLVAGAATAPAATAATETAQASVGKVVGYFTEWGVYDRNYHVKNIETSGSASKLTHINYAFGNVTNGGCAIGDAYADYQKTYDAAGSVDGVADTWDQPLAGSFNQLKKLKAKHPGLKVLWSFGGWTWSGGFGQAAQNPTAFANSCYNLVNDPRWAGVFDGIDIDWEYPNSCGLSCDTSGAAAYKNLMGALRAKFGSKLVTSAITADGTSGGKIDAADYGGAAQYVDWYNVMTYDYFGAWAAQGPTAPHSPLTGYSGIPTQGFYSDAAIQKLKSKGVPSGKLLLGIGFYGRGWTGVTQSAPGGTATGPAPGKYEQGIEDYKVLKTSCPSTGTVAGTAYAKCGSNWWSYDTPSTIAGKVSYAKTQGLGGAMFWELSGDTANGELITAVAK; this is encoded by the coding sequence ATGTCCCGTTTCCGCAGGAAGAGCTTCTCGGCGCTGCTGACCGTGGCGGCCGCCGCGGGCCTGGTCGCGGGGGCCGCGACCGCCCCGGCCGCCACCGCCGCCACCGAGACCGCGCAAGCCTCCGTCGGCAAGGTGGTCGGCTACTTCACCGAATGGGGTGTCTACGACCGCAACTACCACGTCAAGAACATCGAGACGTCGGGTTCGGCGAGCAAGCTGACGCACATCAACTACGCGTTCGGCAACGTGACGAACGGCGGCTGCGCGATCGGCGACGCCTACGCCGACTACCAGAAGACCTACGACGCCGCGGGCAGCGTGGACGGCGTCGCCGACACCTGGGACCAGCCCCTCGCCGGCAGCTTCAACCAGCTCAAGAAGCTCAAGGCCAAGCACCCCGGGCTGAAGGTGCTCTGGTCGTTCGGCGGCTGGACCTGGTCCGGCGGCTTCGGGCAGGCGGCGCAGAACCCGACGGCGTTCGCGAACTCCTGCTACAACCTCGTCAACGACCCGCGCTGGGCGGGGGTCTTCGACGGCATCGACATCGACTGGGAGTACCCCAACTCCTGCGGCCTGAGCTGCGACACCAGCGGCGCGGCGGCGTACAAGAACCTGATGGGCGCGCTGCGGGCCAAGTTCGGCTCGAAGCTCGTCACCTCGGCGATCACCGCCGACGGCACCAGCGGCGGCAAGATCGACGCGGCCGACTACGGCGGCGCCGCGCAGTACGTCGACTGGTACAACGTGATGACCTACGACTACTTCGGCGCCTGGGCCGCGCAGGGCCCGACGGCCCCGCACTCGCCGCTGACCGGCTACAGCGGCATCCCGACGCAGGGCTTCTACTCCGACGCGGCGATCCAGAAGCTGAAGAGCAAGGGCGTCCCGTCGGGCAAGCTGCTGCTGGGCATCGGCTTCTACGGCCGCGGCTGGACCGGTGTCACGCAGAGCGCACCGGGCGGCACCGCGACCGGCCCGGCGCCCGGCAAGTACGAGCAGGGCATCGAGGACTACAAGGTGCTCAAGACGTCCTGCCCGTCGACCGGCACGGTCGCCGGCACCGCGTACGCCAAGTGCGGCAGCAACTGGTGGAGCTACGACACCCCGTCGACCATCGCCGGCAAGGTCTCCTACGCCAAGACGCAGGGCCTCGGCGGCGCGATGTTCTGGGAACTGTCGGGCGACACGGCCAACGGCGAGCTGATCACGGCCGTCGCCAAGTAG
- a CDS encoding helix-turn-helix transcriptional regulator, producing the protein MMQTFEVLAEPRRRTILDLLRDGERSVGELVDELALSQPAVSKHLRVLREAGLVTVRVAAQRRCYALRPEPLAEVDAWLAPYRRFWGERLDALERRLDSTDPR; encoded by the coding sequence GTGATGCAGACCTTCGAGGTGCTGGCCGAGCCCCGCCGCCGCACGATCCTGGACCTCCTGCGCGACGGGGAGCGCTCGGTCGGCGAGCTGGTCGACGAACTGGCGCTCAGCCAGCCCGCGGTGTCGAAGCACCTGCGGGTGCTGCGGGAAGCCGGCCTGGTGACGGTGCGCGTGGCGGCCCAGCGCCGGTGCTACGCGCTGCGGCCCGAGCCCCTGGCGGAAGTCGACGCGTGGCTGGCGCCCTACCGGCGGTTCTGGGGCGAGCGCCTCGACGCGCTGGAGCGGCGCCTGGACTCGACCGACCCGCGCTAA
- a CDS encoding helix-turn-helix domain-containing protein, whose amino-acid sequence MKRYHCATELAVDLIGGKWKPVILAHLKEGAHRYGELRRRVPGVSEKMLTQQLRELAADGLVRRVEFDDRVPRVEYHLTAVGEELRPALTALYEWGERRAAERGITFEPPAG is encoded by the coding sequence ATGAAGCGGTACCACTGCGCGACGGAGCTGGCGGTCGACCTGATCGGCGGCAAGTGGAAGCCGGTGATCCTGGCGCACCTGAAGGAAGGCGCCCACCGCTACGGCGAACTGCGGCGCCGGGTGCCCGGGGTGAGCGAGAAGATGCTTACCCAGCAGCTGCGCGAGCTGGCGGCGGACGGGCTGGTGCGCCGCGTGGAGTTCGACGACCGGGTCCCGCGCGTCGAGTACCACCTGACGGCGGTGGGAGAGGAACTGCGGCCCGCGCTGACGGCGTTGTACGAGTGGGGTGAGCGCCGCGCGGCCGAGCGCGGCATCACGTTCGAGCCGCCCGCCGGTTAG
- a CDS encoding group II truncated hemoglobin, whose protein sequence is MIVEYLRYTVPEAARADFEKAAAGHHVERAPGRYLVRAPSPFGGIEGFTPEGEPERYETTTPSLYDWAGGREALVRLLTIFYGHVLEDPLLEPVFRTMDPHHAEHVADWLGEVFGGPPAYTGSHGGHAHMIGRHLGRAITEPQRRRWVSLLLDAADEAQLPDDPEFRAAFAGYVEWGSRLAVVFSAPGARPNPHEPVPHWDWPRPPWPTDGA, encoded by the coding sequence GTGATCGTCGAATACCTCCGCTACACCGTGCCAGAAGCCGCGCGGGCCGACTTCGAGAAGGCCGCGGCCGGGCACCACGTCGAGCGCGCGCCCGGCCGGTACCTGGTGCGCGCCCCGTCGCCGTTCGGCGGCATCGAAGGCTTCACGCCCGAAGGCGAGCCCGAACGCTACGAAACCACCACCCCTTCCCTCTACGACTGGGCGGGCGGCCGCGAAGCCCTCGTGCGCCTGCTGACGATCTTCTACGGCCACGTCCTCGAAGACCCGCTGCTCGAACCGGTCTTCCGCACCATGGACCCGCACCACGCCGAGCACGTCGCCGACTGGCTCGGCGAAGTCTTCGGCGGGCCGCCCGCCTACACCGGAAGCCACGGCGGGCACGCCCACATGATCGGCCGCCACCTCGGCCGCGCCATCACCGAACCGCAGCGCCGCCGGTGGGTGTCGCTGCTGCTCGATGCCGCCGACGAAGCCCAGCTCCCGGACGACCCCGAGTTCCGCGCGGCCTTCGCCGGCTACGTCGAGTGGGGCAGCAGGCTGGCCGTCGTCTTCTCCGCCCCCGGCGCCCGGCCCAACCCGCACGAACCGGTCCCGCACTGGGACTGGCCGAGGCCACCCTGGCCGACGGACGGCGCCTAG